In Trueperaceae bacterium, a single genomic region encodes these proteins:
- a CDS encoding amidohydrolase — protein MVIDFHTHIQPGTDVPHFLSEMDKEGIQLSVVLALGQDQEELEASNRLIAGLVEKHPSRLTGFASVTPTRKNAVKEFEELVRNHGFRGLKLHPPIQHFSIDDPRVSPLMEKCAELDLPVLFHTGGVFLREGIIRYGDPLLIDELAIRHPNTTMIIAHGNPFGPDPYIAGKHPNVYLDTTLTFAQIARLIPRIGPEMLDWMRSDEKVLYGSDANPNRTWRFKYNLDPIREMDVSEETRAKILGGTAMKLLKLD, from the coding sequence ATGGTCATCGACTTTCACACCCACATCCAACCTGGAACGGACGTGCCCCACTTCCTGTCCGAGATGGACAAGGAGGGCATCCAGCTCTCGGTGGTGCTCGCGCTCGGTCAGGACCAGGAGGAGCTCGAGGCGTCTAACCGCCTCATCGCCGGTCTGGTCGAGAAGCACCCGAGCAGACTCACCGGCTTCGCCTCCGTTACGCCCACTCGCAAGAACGCCGTCAAGGAGTTCGAGGAACTGGTCCGCAACCACGGTTTCCGTGGCCTAAAGTTGCACCCACCCATCCAGCACTTCTCGATTGACGACCCCCGCGTGTCGCCGCTCATGGAGAAGTGCGCCGAGCTCGACCTACCCGTCTTGTTCCATACCGGCGGCGTCTTCCTGCGAGAGGGCATCATCCGTTACGGCGATCCTCTCCTGATCGACGAGCTGGCGATCCGGCACCCGAACACGACGATGATCATCGCTCACGGCAACCCCTTCGGACCCGACCCCTACATCGCCGGCAAGCACCCGAACGTCTACCTGGACACCACCCTCACGTTCGCGCAGATAGCCCGGCTCATCCCACGGATCGGACCGGAGATGCTCGATTGGATGCGCTCGGACGAGAAGGTGCTATACGGCTCCGACGCGAACCCGAACCGCACGTGGCGCTTCAAGTACAACCTCGACCCGATCCGCGAGATGGACGTGAGCGAGGAGACCAGAGCCAAGATCCTCGGCGGCACCGCCATGAAGCTTCTCAAACTCGACTAG
- a CDS encoding DEAD/DEAH box helicase family protein, translating to MNLSPDDPRIRRLEQEIASTAARLAALRAELAELQNSRRDGPAKTTIDARSSPEAKVALFMSYFIGRPDVFATRWVSGRTGKAGWSPAVRGGYHTDGDAPQDYLPYNATVVDQHLRGRTPRGDSFHAGIYPLLIDDACSLLACDFDESKWQADAAAYAAACQERGLSPLVEISRSGRGAHVWLFFETPTPARVARLLGAELLKLAMDRRGTLSFGSYDRLFPSQDLLPTNANGRARLGNLIALPLQGESRKRGTTVFADPTTWEIHDDQFAHLASIAKVSASDLERVLSAPSRPIPAPGGVPAANVTLRLDAGVHIPLEGVGPATINSLKHAASLPNPEFYRKQAQRFSTFGTPRLVTAYELREGELRLPRGLLEVAKGLLEASGITVATSRTEPAPFTVPFSFVGHLTPEQRVATAALRRHPVGILVAAPGAGKTVMACNLIAARQVPTVVIVNRAELVDQWRASLMRFLGVQADSIGQLGAGRRRLGGLLDIVMLQTISRRGFDPDSLNGYAHVVIDECHAAAAPAALAALDKLEAPYWLGLTATPFRADHMDELITMQCGPVRHTMVAPHEARCLHVHTTSFVTREDGRSGASIQAIYGELATDPTRNQQIVADVLAAAGRGRRCLVLTNRVDHADVLNDLIKRAGADAEVLHGKLKTKERSAVMARARSSTGGGSVLVAIDKIAGEGLDLPALDTLFLTMPVSFKGKVIQLAGRITRGSGTSVPELHDYHDAEVPLLDRMYRRRRRVIERVGFVAGVT from the coding sequence ATGAACCTGTCGCCCGACGACCCTCGCATTCGCCGACTCGAACAGGAGATCGCCTCGACCGCGGCGCGCCTAGCGGCGTTGAGGGCAGAACTTGCCGAGCTGCAGAACTCTCGTCGGGATGGTCCTGCCAAGACGACGATCGACGCCCGTTCGTCACCAGAGGCCAAGGTCGCGCTCTTCATGAGCTACTTCATCGGCCGTCCGGATGTCTTCGCCACGCGCTGGGTAAGTGGGCGCACGGGCAAGGCGGGCTGGAGTCCCGCCGTGCGAGGCGGCTACCACACTGACGGCGATGCCCCCCAGGACTACCTGCCATACAACGCTACGGTCGTGGATCAGCACCTGCGCGGGAGGACGCCACGCGGCGATAGCTTCCACGCAGGCATCTACCCGCTGTTGATCGACGACGCGTGCAGCCTGCTCGCGTGCGACTTCGATGAGTCCAAGTGGCAGGCAGACGCGGCAGCCTACGCGGCGGCGTGTCAGGAGCGGGGCCTCTCGCCGCTAGTAGAGATCTCGCGGTCCGGGCGAGGAGCTCACGTCTGGCTATTCTTCGAAACGCCGACACCCGCCCGCGTGGCCAGGCTTCTGGGCGCCGAGCTACTGAAACTTGCCATGGACCGTCGTGGCACGCTGAGCTTCGGGAGTTACGACCGCCTATTCCCTTCTCAAGACCTCCTCCCGACGAACGCCAACGGCCGCGCCCGGTTGGGCAACCTGATCGCGCTCCCACTCCAGGGTGAAAGTCGGAAGCGGGGCACTACGGTCTTCGCCGATCCAACCACCTGGGAGATCCACGACGACCAGTTCGCGCACCTAGCGTCCATCGCCAAGGTCTCCGCTAGTGACCTTGAGCGTGTCCTCTCGGCACCGAGCCGACCTATACCTGCACCTGGTGGCGTCCCCGCCGCGAACGTCACTCTCCGCTTGGACGCCGGGGTGCACATCCCCCTGGAGGGCGTGGGGCCCGCCACCATCAACTCGCTCAAGCACGCGGCGTCGCTGCCGAACCCCGAGTTCTACAGGAAGCAAGCCCAGAGGTTCAGTACGTTCGGCACGCCACGCCTCGTCACGGCGTATGAGCTCCGCGAGGGCGAACTGCGTTTACCCCGAGGTTTGTTGGAGGTCGCCAAGGGGCTGCTCGAGGCCTCAGGGATCACGGTGGCCACCTCACGAACCGAACCCGCTCCGTTCACTGTTCCGTTCTCGTTCGTGGGCCACCTGACACCCGAGCAAAGGGTGGCGACGGCCGCCCTGAGACGTCACCCGGTGGGGATACTCGTCGCGGCTCCAGGCGCAGGCAAGACGGTGATGGCCTGCAACCTTATCGCCGCGCGTCAGGTGCCGACCGTCGTGATCGTGAACCGCGCTGAACTCGTCGACCAGTGGCGCGCCAGCCTCATGCGCTTCCTGGGAGTCCAGGCCGATTCGATCGGCCAGCTTGGTGCGGGCCGCAGGCGGCTGGGTGGGCTGTTGGACATCGTCATGCTACAGACCATCAGTCGCCGTGGGTTCGACCCGGATAGCCTGAACGGTTACGCACACGTCGTGATCGACGAGTGCCATGCCGCGGCCGCCCCAGCCGCGTTGGCGGCCCTCGACAAGCTAGAAGCGCCCTACTGGCTTGGGTTGACCGCCACCCCGTTCCGCGCCGATCACATGGACGAACTGATAACCATGCAATGCGGGCCGGTGCGCCACACGATGGTGGCGCCACACGAAGCGCGCTGTCTGCACGTGCACACCACCTCGTTCGTGACACGTGAAGATGGACGGTCCGGCGCTTCGATCCAGGCCATCTACGGTGAGCTCGCTACCGATCCGACACGCAACCAACAGATAGTCGCCGACGTGCTAGCAGCGGCTGGTCGGGGCCGTCGTTGTCTCGTACTCACGAACCGCGTGGATCATGCCGACGTGTTGAACGACCTCATCAAACGGGCCGGCGCCGACGCCGAAGTACTCCACGGCAAGCTGAAGACCAAGGAACGGTCCGCTGTCATGGCTCGGGCACGGAGCTCTACCGGAGGCGGCAGCGTTCTGGTAGCGATAGACAAGATCGCGGGGGAAGGGCTCGACCTACCGGCGCTCGACACTCTCTTCTTGACCATGCCCGTGTCGTTCAAGGGCAAGGTGATCCAGTTGGCGGGCCGCATCACTCGCGGCAGCGGAACCTCGGTGCCTGAGCTGCACGATTACCACGACGCTGAGGTACCCCTCCTCGACCGGATGTACAGGCGGCGGCGGCGCGTCATAGAGCGGGTGGGGTTCGTGGCCGGCGTTACTTGA
- a CDS encoding GntR family transcriptional regulator, with protein MALRQAILEATLPPGERLVETTLADQLGVSRGPLREAIRQLVEEGLVDQVPFRGAVVRSLSIEDIQEIYSFRTLLESFAFKIVWDKRGEDFFRALDSRHRALAYATYAGDQQQAIKREMDLHGLVYEYSKHRSLIESWNLLRSRLHFYFTLHHEAHHRKAALPDAHDTYVALAKGDDLNAMLHEVEAHMRRGLDTLEAFVAAREVRPKTDSA; from the coding sequence ATCGCCCTGCGTCAGGCCATCCTCGAAGCGACCCTGCCGCCCGGCGAGCGCCTCGTGGAGACGACCCTCGCCGACCAACTCGGCGTCAGCCGCGGTCCGCTCAGGGAGGCCATCCGTCAACTGGTCGAGGAGGGACTCGTCGACCAGGTGCCCTTCCGCGGCGCCGTCGTCAGGTCCCTATCCATCGAGGACATCCAGGAGATCTACTCCTTCCGCACCCTCCTCGAGTCGTTCGCCTTCAAGATCGTGTGGGACAAGCGCGGCGAGGACTTCTTCCGCGCGCTCGACTCGCGCCACCGCGCCCTCGCCTACGCCACCTACGCCGGCGACCAGCAGCAGGCCATCAAGCGCGAGATGGACCTCCACGGCCTCGTCTACGAGTACTCCAAGCACCGCAGCCTCATCGAGTCGTGGAACCTGCTCCGCAGCCGGCTCCACTTCTACTTCACCCTCCACCACGAGGCCCACCACCGCAAGGCGGCCCTCCCCGACGCCCACGACACCTACGTGGCGCTCGCCAAGGGCGACGACTTGAACGCCATGCTTCACGAGGTCGAGGCGCACATGCGGCGGGGGCTGGACACGCTCGAGGCGTTCGTGGCGGCGCGAGAGGTGCGGCCCAAGACCGACTCGGCTTGA
- a CDS encoding aminotransferase class IV, whose product MTTTTSSSSWGTHDALPDERNKDVRVYVNGALKPREEATVSVFDSGYLVGDGVWEGLRLQDGALLFLEQHLKRLYEGAKAIALDIGLTPEQLTDEIWKVLNANGMRDGVHVRLMVTRGSKRTPSQDPRFVVTGPTIVIIAEHKASNPGVRAAGVKLFTSTVRRPSPDVLDPKLNCHSKLHEVIALQQALLAGADEALMLDPNGAVATCNATNFFCVRGGQVWTSTGQYCMNGITRGNVIRLCHENGIPVFERDFSLTDVYGADEAFVTGTFGGLTPVTQVDGRVIGDGAVPGPVTARLANLYEDAKARYVAARPGRTGPG is encoded by the coding sequence ATGACGACGACCACCAGTAGCTCCAGTTGGGGCACGCACGACGCCCTGCCCGACGAGCGCAACAAGGACGTGCGCGTCTACGTGAACGGCGCCCTGAAGCCGCGCGAGGAGGCCACCGTGTCGGTCTTCGACAGCGGCTACCTCGTGGGCGACGGCGTCTGGGAGGGGCTCCGGCTGCAGGACGGCGCGCTCCTCTTCCTGGAGCAGCACCTGAAGCGCCTCTACGAGGGCGCCAAGGCGATAGCGCTCGACATCGGCCTCACCCCCGAGCAGCTCACGGACGAGATCTGGAAGGTCCTGAACGCCAACGGCATGCGCGACGGCGTGCACGTGCGCCTCATGGTCACGCGCGGCAGCAAGCGCACGCCGTCGCAGGACCCGCGCTTCGTGGTGACGGGCCCGACCATCGTCATCATCGCGGAGCACAAGGCGAGCAACCCCGGCGTGCGCGCGGCCGGCGTCAAGCTCTTCACCTCGACGGTCAGGCGCCCCTCCCCCGACGTGCTCGACCCGAAGCTCAACTGCCACAGCAAGCTCCACGAGGTGATCGCGCTGCAGCAGGCGCTCCTGGCCGGTGCCGACGAGGCCCTGATGCTCGACCCCAACGGCGCGGTCGCCACCTGCAACGCCACCAACTTCTTCTGCGTCCGCGGTGGGCAGGTGTGGACCTCGACCGGGCAGTACTGCATGAACGGGATAACGCGAGGGAACGTGATCCGTCTCTGCCACGAGAACGGCATCCCGGTGTTCGAGCGCGACTTCTCCCTGACCGACGTGTACGGCGCGGACGAGGCGTTCGTGACCGGTACCTTCGGCGGGCTGACGCCGGTGACCCAGGTGGACGGGCGGGTCATAGGGGACGGGGCGGTGCCGGGGCCGGTCACCGCGCGGTTGGCCAACCTGTACGAGGACGCGAAGGCGCGTTACGTGGCGGCGCGGCCAGGCAGGACGGGGCCGGGATAG
- a CDS encoding aminopeptidase P family N-terminal domain-containing protein, translating into MAEGAACPLVPEPTMGVHMPNPTARLGRLRQSMQRHGVAAWLATTGDAHLSEYLSERWRARAWLSGFRGSAGRLVVTADRAGLWVDPRYHMRADTETAGAPIEVFKEGKPGTPDLAAWLVETLPRGSAVGFDPESVSVEALHALEARLAPAGLGAKACPGLLDEVWTDRPADEPAPVVDHPLRHAGEPAAEKLGRVRARLADLGAEGMLVTALDEVAWLLNLRGSDVPMNPVALAYCLVRGASAELFVHEEQVTPALRASLLPEVTLRPYDAVTAALAELPAGTRLLLDPAKTNVLLYDAAARLDRVLAASPVDAMKARKNETEIAGARQAHALDGAAVTRLLHWLATTDPSAETELSVSEKLQEFRAGLPDYRGPSFDTIVGFGPNSSVGHYQLNREDPQPLAATSVVLIDCGAQFPSGTTDTTRTVALGTPTPAEKRTYTTVLKSLIALGAARFPRGTTGQRLDALGRQHIWANGWECRHGIGHGVGSYLHVHEGPQRINKTNDVVFDVGHVNSCEPGVYFEGVFGVRLENVMTVAPAESGPFGEFLAFETLTLCPFDRDLIDPALLTAQEVAWLDAYHHRVREALSPLLPEEVRAWLVGRTAPLGTLS; encoded by the coding sequence ATGGCTGAAGGGGCGGCCTGCCCGCTCGTCCCGGAGCCGACGATGGGAGTCCACATGCCGAACCCCACAGCTAGACTCGGCCGCTTGCGGCAGAGCATGCAGCGTCACGGCGTGGCCGCCTGGCTGGCCACCACGGGCGACGCCCACCTCAGCGAGTACCTCTCCGAGCGGTGGCGCGCCCGCGCCTGGCTCAGCGGTTTCCGCGGGTCGGCGGGTCGGCTGGTGGTGACGGCCGACCGGGCCGGCCTCTGGGTCGACCCGCGCTACCACATGCGGGCCGACACCGAGACGGCCGGCGCGCCCATCGAGGTGTTCAAGGAGGGCAAGCCCGGCACCCCCGACCTCGCCGCCTGGCTCGTCGAGACGCTGCCGAGAGGCAGCGCGGTCGGGTTCGACCCCGAGTCGGTGAGCGTGGAGGCGCTCCACGCCCTGGAGGCCCGGCTGGCCCCGGCGGGGCTCGGCGCCAAGGCGTGCCCGGGCCTGCTCGACGAGGTCTGGACCGACCGCCCGGCCGATGAGCCGGCGCCCGTCGTCGACCACCCGCTGAGGCACGCGGGCGAACCCGCCGCCGAGAAGCTCGGCCGCGTGCGGGCGCGCCTGGCGGACCTGGGCGCCGAAGGCATGCTCGTCACCGCCCTCGACGAGGTGGCGTGGCTCCTCAACCTCCGCGGCAGCGACGTGCCCATGAACCCGGTGGCGCTCGCGTACTGCCTCGTGCGGGGCGCCTCGGCGGAGCTGTTCGTCCACGAGGAGCAGGTGACCCCCGCCCTGCGCGCCTCCCTGCTGCCCGAGGTGACGCTGCGCCCGTACGACGCCGTGACCGCCGCGCTGGCGGAGCTGCCCGCGGGCACGAGGCTGCTGCTCGACCCCGCCAAGACCAACGTGCTCCTCTACGACGCGGCGGCGCGCCTCGACCGCGTGCTGGCCGCCAGCCCGGTCGACGCCATGAAGGCCAGGAAGAACGAGACCGAGATCGCCGGCGCACGCCAGGCGCACGCCCTCGACGGCGCCGCCGTGACGCGGCTCCTCCACTGGCTGGCCACCACCGACCCGAGCGCCGAGACGGAGCTTTCCGTGTCTGAGAAGCTGCAGGAGTTCCGCGCGGGCCTACCCGACTACCGCGGACCCAGCTTCGACACCATCGTGGGGTTCGGCCCGAACTCGTCGGTGGGTCACTACCAGCTGAACCGCGAGGACCCGCAACCCCTCGCGGCCACCTCGGTGGTCCTCATCGACTGCGGCGCGCAGTTCCCGAGCGGCACCACCGACACGACCCGCACCGTGGCCCTCGGCACCCCCACGCCGGCGGAGAAGCGCACCTACACGACCGTCCTCAAGAGCCTCATCGCGCTCGGCGCCGCCCGCTTCCCCCGCGGCACGACCGGCCAGCGGCTCGACGCCCTGGGCCGGCAGCACATCTGGGCCAACGGCTGGGAGTGCCGCCACGGCATAGGCCACGGCGTCGGCAGCTACCTCCACGTGCACGAGGGGCCGCAGCGGATCAACAAGACGAACGACGTCGTGTTCGACGTCGGTCACGTCAACTCGTGCGAGCCCGGCGTGTACTTCGAGGGGGTGTTCGGTGTGCGCCTCGAGAACGTGATGACCGTCGCGCCGGCCGAGTCGGGCCCGTTCGGCGAGTTCCTCGCCTTCGAGACCCTCACGCTGTGCCCCTTCGACCGCGACCTCATCGACCCGGCGCTGCTGACGGCGCAGGAGGTCGCGTGGCTGGACGCCTACCACCACAGGGTGCGCGAGGCGTTGAGCCCGCTGCTGCCCGAGGAGGTGCGCGCCTGGCTCGTGGGTAGGACGGCACCGCTCGGTACGCTCAGCTGA
- a CDS encoding ABC transporter permease translates to MTAARWRLRLAKHLRRPRVFLSVIALAAVVAGALLGPLYPIDPLEQDLMATLKPPMFASGGVTHVAGTDQLGRDVLARLLAGARVSLALGATALAIAMTLGVVLGVLAGFLGGVVDAVITAITETLMALPFVLLAIAVIAAVGASLPVVILTLGLTGWVSFARLTRARVLELRDEEYVVAAQALGARRWRLMLKHLFPNLVPIIVVEGTLQLGGLILAEAGLSFLGLGVQPPTPSWGGMLAESQVFVAVAWWLPTMPGLVLLVTLLAVNLLGDTLRDLTAPGG, encoded by the coding sequence GTGACGGCGGCACGGTGGCGCCTCCGGCTCGCCAAGCACTTGCGCCGCCCGCGCGTCTTCCTGTCGGTGATCGCGCTGGCGGCCGTGGTGGCGGGCGCGCTGCTGGGGCCCCTCTACCCCATCGACCCGCTCGAGCAGGACCTCATGGCCACCCTCAAGCCCCCCATGTTCGCGAGCGGCGGGGTCACCCACGTGGCCGGCACCGACCAGCTCGGCCGCGACGTCCTCGCCCGACTGCTGGCCGGCGCCCGCGTGTCCCTGGCGCTGGGCGCCACGGCCCTCGCCATCGCCATGACCCTCGGGGTCGTGTTGGGCGTGCTGGCCGGCTTCCTTGGCGGCGTGGTGGACGCCGTGATCACCGCCATCACCGAGACCCTCATGGCGCTGCCGTTCGTGCTGCTCGCCATCGCCGTCATCGCGGCGGTGGGCGCCAGCCTGCCCGTCGTCATCCTCACCCTGGGCCTCACGGGCTGGGTGTCGTTCGCGCGCCTGACCCGCGCCCGCGTGCTCGAGCTGCGCGACGAGGAGTACGTGGTGGCCGCCCAGGCGCTCGGCGCGCGCCGCTGGCGCCTCATGCTCAAGCACCTCTTCCCCAACCTCGTGCCCATCATCGTCGTCGAGGGCACCCTCCAGCTGGGCGGGCTCATCCTGGCGGAGGCGGGCCTGTCGTTCCTCGGCCTCGGCGTGCAACCCCCCACGCCCAGCTGGGGCGGCATGCTCGCCGAGAGCCAGGTGTTCGTGGCCGTCGCCTGGTGGCTACCCACCATGCCCGGGCTCGTGCTGCTCGTGACGCTGCTGGCGGTCAACCTGCTCGGCGACACGCTCAGGGACCTGACGGCGCCGGGCGGGTAA
- a CDS encoding ABC transporter permease, whose product MLTYLGRRLVMSLVVLFGLSLLVFTMVNLSGDPVRLLLPPDATNAQVDELRRTLGLDAPLVERYWRFLGQFVRFDFGDSLQFRQDALGLVLERLPATLSLAGLAILLAVVVGVPLGVLAALRRDGASDAVITGVAVTGQSLPVFWVAVMGILLFAVQLKWLPAAGAATWRHYVLPTGTLALFLLGGIVRMTRISMLEVLGAAYVRTASAKGLRRGRVVWRHALRNAAIPVVTVIGLQLRFVLGGSVITETVFAWPGLGRLLVRSVYARDYPVVEAGVLVVAVFLILVNTLVDITFTLLNPRVRLQ is encoded by the coding sequence ATGCTGACCTACCTGGGCAGGCGCCTGGTCATGAGCCTCGTCGTGCTGTTCGGCCTGTCGCTCCTGGTCTTCACGATGGTCAACCTCTCGGGCGACCCGGTGAGGTTGCTGCTGCCGCCCGACGCCACCAACGCCCAGGTGGACGAGCTCCGCCGGACGCTCGGCCTCGACGCGCCGCTCGTCGAGCGCTACTGGCGCTTCCTCGGTCAGTTCGTGCGCTTCGACTTCGGCGATTCCCTGCAGTTCCGCCAGGACGCCCTCGGGCTGGTGCTCGAGCGCCTCCCCGCCACCCTCTCGCTGGCCGGGCTGGCCATCCTCCTGGCCGTGGTGGTGGGCGTGCCCCTCGGCGTGCTCGCCGCCCTGCGGCGCGACGGGGCGAGCGACGCGGTCATCACCGGCGTGGCGGTGACGGGCCAGTCGCTGCCCGTCTTCTGGGTCGCCGTGATGGGCATCCTCCTCTTCGCGGTGCAGCTCAAGTGGTTGCCGGCGGCGGGCGCCGCCACGTGGCGCCACTACGTGCTGCCCACCGGCACGCTGGCGCTCTTCCTGCTGGGCGGCATCGTGCGCATGACGCGCATCAGCATGCTCGAGGTGCTGGGCGCCGCCTACGTGCGCACCGCCAGCGCCAAGGGCCTCAGGCGCGGCCGGGTGGTGTGGCGCCACGCCCTGCGCAACGCCGCCATCCCCGTCGTCACCGTCATCGGGCTGCAGCTGCGCTTCGTGCTGGGCGGCTCCGTCATCACCGAGACGGTGTTCGCCTGGCCCGGCCTTGGCCGGCTGCTGGTGCGCTCCGTCTACGCCCGCGACTACCCCGTGGTGGAGGCGGGCGTGCTGGTGGTGGCGGTGTTCCTGATCCTCGTCAACACCCTCGTCGACATCACCTTCACGCTCCTCAACCCCCGCGTGAGGCTGCAGTGA
- a CDS encoding ABC transporter substrate-binding protein produces the protein MLGRVRNLLLLLVVAFAALAGAQNVVVMQSADAKTLDPTQNRETPTFNVMLHLFDALVFKNPDGTFAPGLAESWSALDDLTWEFHLRDGVKFHDGEPLTADAVKFTVERIKDPEAASPIAGGYAFIDHVEVVDPLTVRIVTKAPTPLAEVYFSEIFIVPPAYYQRVGAAEFASHPVGTGPFKFVGWTRDVSLTLAPNADYWRGAPSLPGIVFQPVPEAITRFSSLSAGEADIITQVPPSLTAAVDGATNAHLATVDGARVLYIGINTTGSNAALKDARVRQALNYAVDRNGIVQGIFGGLATATTGLLTPIDFGYDPELAPYPYDPERARALLAEAGYASGLTLVLGTPNGRYVNDVQVAQAVAAQLQAVGVTVDLQVREYGAYVGELFGGAAPDLFLIGWGNAPFDADFVYWNLLRTDQLLSYYSNPELDALIDVGHTTIDRGERLAAYLSAAVIIQDEAPMIFLYKQKDAYGVSDRLVWEPRADEFIYLYGATLK, from the coding sequence ATGCTCGGTAGAGTCCGCAACCTACTCCTACTACTCGTGGTGGCGTTCGCCGCGCTCGCGGGCGCGCAGAACGTGGTGGTCATGCAGAGCGCCGACGCCAAGACGCTCGACCCCACCCAGAACCGCGAGACCCCCACCTTCAACGTCATGCTGCACCTGTTCGACGCCCTCGTCTTCAAGAACCCCGACGGCACCTTCGCGCCCGGCCTGGCCGAGTCGTGGTCGGCGCTCGACGACCTCACCTGGGAGTTCCACCTGCGGGACGGCGTGAAGTTCCACGACGGCGAGCCGCTCACCGCCGACGCCGTCAAGTTCACGGTGGAGCGGATCAAGGACCCCGAGGCCGCCTCGCCCATCGCCGGCGGCTACGCCTTCATCGACCACGTGGAGGTCGTCGACCCGTTGACCGTGCGGATCGTCACCAAAGCGCCCACGCCGCTGGCCGAGGTCTACTTCTCCGAGATCTTCATCGTGCCGCCCGCCTACTACCAGAGGGTCGGCGCCGCCGAGTTCGCCTCCCACCCCGTGGGCACGGGGCCCTTCAAGTTCGTCGGCTGGACGCGCGACGTGAGCCTCACCCTCGCCCCCAACGCCGATTACTGGCGGGGCGCGCCGAGCCTGCCGGGCATAGTGTTCCAGCCCGTGCCGGAGGCCATCACGCGCTTCTCGAGCCTCAGCGCCGGCGAGGCCGACATCATCACGCAGGTGCCGCCCAGCCTCACCGCCGCCGTCGACGGCGCCACCAACGCCCACCTCGCCACGGTGGACGGGGCGCGCGTCCTCTACATAGGCATCAACACCACGGGTAGCAACGCTGCGCTCAAGGACGCGCGCGTGCGCCAGGCCCTCAACTACGCCGTCGACCGCAACGGCATCGTGCAGGGCATCTTCGGCGGGCTGGCCACCGCCACCACCGGCCTCTTGACCCCCATCGACTTCGGTTACGACCCCGAACTCGCCCCCTACCCGTACGACCCGGAGCGCGCGCGGGCGCTGCTCGCCGAGGCCGGTTACGCGAGCGGCCTCACCCTCGTGCTGGGCACCCCGAACGGCCGCTACGTGAACGACGTGCAGGTGGCGCAGGCCGTGGCCGCGCAGCTGCAGGCCGTGGGCGTGACCGTCGACCTGCAGGTGCGTGAGTACGGCGCCTACGTGGGCGAGCTCTTCGGCGGCGCCGCCCCCGACCTGTTCCTCATCGGCTGGGGCAACGCGCCGTTCGACGCCGACTTCGTCTACTGGAACCTGCTGCGCACCGACCAGCTGCTCAGCTACTACTCCAACCCCGAGCTCGACGCGCTCATCGACGTTGGCCACACCACCATCGACCGCGGCGAGCGCCTCGCCGCCTACCTGAGCGCCGCCGTCATCATCCAGGACGAGGCGCCCATGATCTTCCTCTACAAGCAGAAGGACGCCTACGGCGTGAGCGACCGCCTCGTGTGGGAGCCGCGCGCGGACGAGTTCATCTACCTCTACGGCGCCACGCTCAAGTGA